A single window of Ferrimonas balearica DSM 9799 DNA harbors:
- a CDS encoding zinc metallopeptidase: MIWIIILLIITLGVFLPGMWVKHVMEKYGQPADRYRKQGSGGELARHLLDSHGLGDVLVEETAVGDHYDPTAKAVRLTPTNYSGYSLTAVTVAAHEVGHAIQDSRGESLFLARQKLVKAAMAGERLAGIMLMATPIILLLTRLPQAGALTIVIGVVSMALSTLVHLITLPVEFDASYGKALPLLEKGEYLHDGDLKHAEKILKAAALTYVAASLTSLLNLGRWVAVLRR; the protein is encoded by the coding sequence ATGATCTGGATAATCATCTTACTCATCATCACATTAGGCGTCTTCTTGCCGGGGATGTGGGTCAAGCATGTGATGGAAAAGTACGGACAGCCGGCCGATCGTTACCGCAAGCAGGGTAGCGGTGGTGAACTCGCTCGCCATCTGCTCGACAGCCACGGCCTGGGAGACGTCCTGGTAGAGGAGACCGCTGTCGGTGATCATTATGACCCGACAGCTAAGGCCGTGCGCCTGACGCCGACAAACTACTCCGGATACTCGTTGACGGCAGTGACGGTTGCCGCTCATGAGGTGGGGCATGCCATTCAGGATTCACGCGGCGAATCGTTGTTCCTGGCGCGACAGAAACTGGTTAAGGCCGCAATGGCGGGTGAGCGTCTTGCCGGCATTATGCTCATGGCGACTCCGATTATCTTGCTCCTGACTCGCCTTCCGCAGGCTGGGGCATTAACGATAGTGATTGGCGTTGTTTCGATGGCACTGAGTACCCTGGTGCACCTGATTACCCTTCCGGTTGAGTTTGATGCCAGCTATGGCAAGGCGCTGCCGCTTCTGGAGAAAGGCGAGTATCTGCACGACGGTGACCTGAAACATGCGGAGAAAATCCTCAAGGCAGCGGCACTGACCTATGTCGCTGCTTCGCTGACCAGCTTGTTAAACCTGGGACGATGGGTCGCGGTACTTCGTCGTTAG